In the Arthrobacter sp. SLBN-100 genome, TTAAAGCCAAGTACAACCTGTGGGTCACCCAGGCCGAGCACGACGCGATCGCGGGCATCCTGGCCACCTGCGGGTAGGCCGGTCCGGTTCCGAAACAGACGGCAGCCGGTCCTGGCGGGGCAGCGGAATCAGGACACGCGCCGGAAGTGGCCCGGCCTCACCTGAACCAGAATGGGCAGCGCAAGCTGGACGGGGACATCGCCCACGGGCTCGTCGAGCAGCTCGTTGATCGACGTCTGCCCTTTCAGCTCCCCGGATACGTCCCTTTCCATGCCTCGACCCTAGACACCACGCCGGGAAAGGGGTTTCTCAGACACGCTCGGGAAGCAGCAGAGGGCCCTCGTTCAAAGAACGCGGACCCTCTGGATGTAAACATCCTGCTGCTTACAGCTTCGATCATCCCACACCCGCCGCAGGAACAACTGCGGTGCCGATCGAATCAGCACGGTCAGGACAAAGCGCCATTAACCAGGAACCTGTCCTGCGCTTCGCTGCGGCCTGTAAGAGACTTTTCCTGCCCTACATGTGGCTGGGTTGCTCTCCATACAAGACCGCTGATCGTTGCCTTCGGGGTCATCTACCTGTAGCCGGCGCTTAGATCGCAGGGAACTGGACAGGCCTATGTTTGGGGATGTATCCGTCTCCGGCCACCTCGGTGCCCTCTGCCTTCCCGCCAGCCGGGCAGGAGATTGTTCAGCTTCTGCTCTTTGGCCGGGTCCATCCTGCCGGCGCGGTAGTCGATGCGCTGCCCGTGCAGCCACACACCCAGCGTGCGTTCGTGGGGGTCCTCCGTCTTCTGGTGCCGGGGCCAGTCACCGCCGGCGGCCCTGACCTTTTGGAGCTCCTCCAACCGCTGCTGCCACCGCTCATCGTCCTCTGCCTTGCGGGTCGAGGGCTTGTCCCATCCGGGAATCACCGCCAGGGCATCACGGTAGGTGCGGGAGAGGCCTCCCTCGGCAGACTGCCGGCGGCGGTTTGCCAGCCACGCCGCCAGCGCACGCTCCCGCGCCGTCTTCCCGTGACTGACCGGCAGCCGGCCGTGGGCCTCATGGAACTCAAGCACATCGGCCAGGTTTCGCAGGCCAGCTTCGGTTGTCCGAGGGGTTGCAGGGGCCAACGCCGCCTGGTGTTCGTCCCGGATGCGCGGATCTTCCCTCGCGGCGATCTGCAGGTGGTAACGGACAGTAGTTTCCGCGACGCCGGCCGCGGTCGCGATCTTCGATGCCGGCGTACCTTGCCGGTACTGCCGGACAAACCCCGGGTCGGGTGCTGCGCGCCGGGCCTCAGTCATAGTTCTCCTGAGGATCCCTTCGGCGGCGCGGTCCGCTTCAGCTCCGCGATCCGCAGCCGGAGAAACGTGATGACCAAAATCAGGACGTAGATCGCCAAACCGATCAGCACGGCCATCACGATGATGTAGAGCACGGCCAGGATGCCAAAGCTCGGCCCGACGTTCATTGATTCCCCCAAAAATTGCCTAGGCCGTAGCCTACGCGAGAGGCAGCTCTCCTGCTGGACGAAGGCAGGCTCGCAGGGCTCGCCCTGGTTTCCGCTGCGCTCCCACCAGTTGACGGGCGTCCGCTGGCGCGGCCGGCTGTTGGGTCCAGGGCGTGCTGTCGCAGAGCTCCGGACCCCCTGGCCCTATCTTGTCTACGACGTTTTTTGGCTGCTGTCCTTCGGATTGTACGTGCCCGTTCCGGCCCCTCTAGCCCCTGTCGTTCCTCCCGGGGCCTGCGTCCCGGAAAAGTCTTTTCCGGCGCTCCTTCGTCGCTGATTTCCTCCGAAGATTTTCCGTGTCTTGCCCTTACGGGTAGACGGGACTTCACGGGCACAGCTCCGCAAGCTTCGCCAGCAGCCAAAAAACAACGGGGAGAAGGGAAGCTGGCCGGTCACCTGAGCCGCCCCGACACCCCCACGTCTCTGCAAGGACAAAAACCATGACCGCAGTAAGCAAGAAGACCGTGATCCTCGCGGACACCGGGGAAACCATCGAGGGCGTGACCGTGCTGGGCGATTACCACATGAACGGCGGCTACGACTGGATGGAACTGATCGGAGAGCACGGCTGGGCCGTGCTCTCCAGCTGGGGCTGTGACGGCTGGGATCTGGGCCA is a window encoding:
- a CDS encoding helicase associated domain-containing protein → MTEARRAAPDPGFVRQYRQGTPASKIATAAGVAETTVRYHLQIAAREDPRIRDEHQAALAPATPRTTEAGLRNLADVLEFHEAHGRLPVSHGKTARERALAAWLANRRRQSAEGGLSRTYRDALAVIPGWDKPSTRKAEDDERWQQRLEELQKVRAAGGDWPRHQKTEDPHERTLGVWLHGQRIDYRAGRMDPAKEQKLNNLLPGWREGRGHRGGRRRIHPQT